In Aspergillus nidulans FGSC A4 chromosome II, a single window of DNA contains:
- the trpE gene encoding anthranilate synthase TRP2 (transcript_id=CADANIAT00005032) encodes MAPPITIVPSLETAKAAISQSKNSRFPPNLLPLTSSISADLLTPTLAYLRLAENSKLSFLYESAATTETIGRYSFVGADPHTVLKTGPGHGPESDPLPILEEKLANFRVASVPGLTLPPLTGGAIGYVGYDCVKYFEPKTARPLKDILGIPESLFMLFNTIVAFDHFYQVVKVVTYIPITDNDAELDANYKHGQAVIQRIIDTLQRPDTPLPPQGPIIQNQEYTSNIGREGYEGHVVKLKEHIAKGDIFQTVPSQRLSRPTSLHPFNLFRHLRTVNPSPYLFYIDCEDFQLVGASPELLAKEEKGRIITHPIAGTVKRGKTAEEDEALAEELRSSLKDRAEHVMLVDLARNDVNRVCDPLTTQVDRLMVVEKFSHVQHLVSQVSGVLRPEKTRFDAFRSIFPAGTVSGAPKVRAMQLIAELEGEKRGVYAGAVGYFGYNIASADGSKEIPGAMDTCIALRTMLVKDGVAYLQAGGGIVFDSDPYDEYVETLNKLGANIACIKGAEEKYLSMEAKS; translated from the exons ATGGCGCCTCCT ATCACCATTGTGCCGTCTCTCGAGACCGCCAAAGCTGCGATCAGCCAGTCGAAAAACTCGCGGTTCCCTCCTAACCTCCTTCCACTTACGTCGTCTATCTCGGCCGATCTTTTGACGCCCACGCTTGCTTATTTGAGGCTTGCTGAAAA TTCGAAATTGTCATTTCTTTATGAGAGTGCCGCGACAACAGAAACGATTGGGAGGTACAGCTTTGTTGGTGCAG ACCCCCACACCGTTCTCAAGACAGGACCTGGTCATGGCCCTGAAAGCGATCCGCTCCCGATTCTCGAAGAGAAACTGGCCAACTTCCGTGTCGCGTCCGTGCCCGGACTGACCCTGCCTCCGCTTACCGGTGGTGCTATTGGGTACGTGGGGTACGACTGCGTCAAATACTTTGAGCCCAAGACTGCGCGTCCGCTTAAGGATATCCTCGGCATTCCGGAGTCGCTTTTTATGCTGTTCAACACCATTGTGGCCTTCGATCATTTCTACCAGGTTGTCAAGGTCGTCACATACATCCCAATTACCGATAACGACGCGGAACTCGACGCCAACTACAAGCATGGACAGGCGGTCATCCAGCGCATCATCGATACTCTTCAGCGTCCGGATACTCCTTTACCCCCTCAGGGCCCGATTATCCAAAATCAGGAGTACACCTCCAACATCGGACGCGAAGGGTACGAAGGACACGTCGTGAAACTAAAGGAACACATTGCCAAGGGTGACATCTTCCAAACCGTGCCGTCGCAGCGTCTTTCCCGCCCAACGTCGCTTCATCCATTCAACCTCTTCCGCCATCTCCGCACCGTCAATCCCTCTCCTTACCTCTTCTACATCGACTGCGAGGATTTCCAGCTAGTCGGAGCCAGCCCAGAGCTTCTGgcaaaggaggaaaagggccGCATCATCACACACCCTATTGCCGGAACGGTGAAGCGTGGCAAgactgctgaagaagatgaagcgctCGCTGAGGAACTACGGTCTAGCCTGAAGGATCGCGCAGAGCACGTCATGTTGGTGGACCTAGCGCGCAACGATGTCAACCGCGTCTGTGACCCACTGACCACGCAAGTCGATCGACTGATGGTCGTTGAGAAGTTCTCCCATGTCCAGCACCTGGTATCACAAGTCTCCGGTGTTTTGCGTCCTGAAAAGACCCGCTTTGATGCCTtccgctccatcttcccgGCAGGCACAGTCTCTGGAGCACCAAAAGTCCGAGCCATGCAGTTAATTGCAGAACTGGAGGGTGAGAAACGAGGAGTCTACGCTGGTGCAGTCGGCTACTTCGGATACAACATAGCCTCGGCCGACGGATCTAAGGAGATTCCTGGTGCAATGGACACCTGTATTGCTTTGCGTACCATGCTGGTGAAGGACGGCGTGGCGTATCTGCAAGCAGGTGGTGGTATTGTGTTTGATTCAGACCCTTACGATGAGTATGTGGAGACACTGAACAAACTGGGTGCGAACATCGCCTGTATCAAGGGAGCGGAGGAAAAGTATCTCAGCATGGAGGCGAAAAGCTAG
- a CDS encoding uncharacterized protein (transcript_id=CADANIAT00005033), with the protein MDPNPTPDQLPSLSTTTNKAVLADDAEASSSKDIPNPLTVDNRAVPLDEEGPLSPNNISNRLTQLARLSTLRGSHANRFSAEAQSINQCLNQLEFLLNPRSNVQLNMTQGVASNQQTQNQRGRSPGSDPGPDPGASRRPDGLRGPAASSNSMAHSHARSLGELSTAQLTQPARTLFETPKVYNLVKEFDEEMQRLSDAFLKRREETFYIYSLHDKERKRMRCRIAELEAEIEELQADMQQEMAEREALQGTVRGFETWIERYQEEYQLAHKKKPAETPRQKGRGWWSKQKVCQPGDFDVDALFDGITAWMRGWADVEEEFRNRETARRQRRIGKNKQRQDITNIQRESSTND; encoded by the exons ATGGATCCTAATCCTACACCAGACCAGCTCCCAAGTCTCAGCACAACAACCAACAAAGCTGTATTGGCAGACGACGCAGAAGCGTCAAGCTCCAAAGATATCCCAAATCCCCTTACCGTGGACAACAGAGCTGTACCactggatgaggaagggCCTCTAAGCCCCAACAATATCTCAAATCGCCTTACTCAACTCGCGCGCCTTTCAACTCTTCGAGGAAGTCATGCCAACCGCTTCTCCGCCGAGGCGCAAAGTATAAACCAGTGCCTCAATCAGCTAGAATTTCTGCTTAATCCACGCTCAAATGTACAGTTAAATATGACGCAAGGAGTCGCCTCAAACCAACAAACACAAAATCAGCGTGGTCGTAGTCCCGGATCCGATCCTGGTCCTGACCCTGGCGCGTCGAGGAGACCGGATGGTCTAAGAGGCCCGGCCGCTTCTTCTAATTCAATGGCTCATTCCCATGCGCGTTCTCTAGGGGAGCTTTCGACGGCGCAGCTGACGCAGCCGGCGCGGACGCTGTTCGAGACGCCAAAAGTCTACAATCTGGTGAAGGAATTCGACGAGGAAATGCAAAGGTTGAGCGATGCTTTCTTGAAACGCCGCGAGGAGACATTCTATATATATTCGCTCCATGACAAGGAACGAAAACGGATGCGATGTAGGATAGCCGAACTAGAGGCCGAAATTGAAGAGCT CCAGGCAGATATGCAGCAGGAAATGGCCGAGCGAGAAGCACTCCAGGGCACCGTTCGTGGGTTTGAAACATGGATTGAACGGTATCAGGAGGAGTATCAGTTGGCCCACAAGAAGAAACCAGCAGAGACCCCAAGACAGAAGGGTCGAGGGTGGTGGTCGAAGCAGAAAGTTTGCCAGCCGGGTGATTTTGACGTGGATGCACTTTTTGACGGTATCACAGCTTGGATGCGAGGCTGGGCTGATGTCGAAGAAGAATTCCGCAATCGCGAGACAGCCCGCAGGCAAAGAAGGATTGGGAAGAACAAGCAAAGACAAGATATAACGAATATACAAAGGGAGTCTTCGACTAACGACTAG
- a CDS encoding SIF2 family protein (transcript_id=CADANIAT00005034) produces MAHPALTSHHVNYLIWRYLQESGHGEAAVTLQRAWNRDPQTLPFAPYIRTHALVSLEGNPVPLEPSNYFFGPKPFDPDALQGPDETSVSADQPPASPTGKIAQDGVLTNGHSTADVAAPQNVKASRKGDRAEANGEEVPMEIESTNGVPNESKPDITKSPSVGKTAMVDGDGDVDMGIPPASQDQEPTAAPIFTLTTGHSVGVQITPAKAADLSPNTAIIDVAGDDHVTTTIWRPHDPTVVVAAGVTFCSLYKLSSTSSPVHETLVENKGDNVWVSAVAWDPFGQKLAVATYNDMRGSITMYDVNGNAVDLLPEVPRMISGLKWADSGSQLIVVASDSKMSELVLWDDSLRPEVFPTPQIVDDSILDVSWLGTSQVFACGGISVFQCDVKSSIHLSKTYSSGDPEHPWTFIRCASAGSLSVAVAASSSNASFWIPTHDMHLKDVHDGHITAIQLKPEPSEQPDQPLILASSSTDDTVKLWHIDLQNQKFNCIHRLSLGQSLPILSSCFSPDGYALAAASKDSLSIWNAQRGGTAMATWKSPSADNTESGEGEAPVVNGRNGNMEDALDCSLNWDTDGKKLAFGFGNKETDGIRSWRL; encoded by the exons ATGGCACACCCGGCTCTCACATCACACCACGTCAATTACTTGATATGGAG GTACCTTCAAGAATCAG GCCATGGCGAGGCTGCTGTGACACTCCAGCGCGCTTGGAATCGTGATCCGCAGACTCTACCTTTTGCTCCTTATATCCGCACTCATGCGCTCGTCTCGCTC GAGGGCAATCCTGTCCCCTTGGAGCCATCGAACTATTTCTTTGGCCCGAAACCCTTTGATCCGGACGCGCTACAAGGTCCAGACGAGACAAGCGTTAGCGCAGACCAACCGCCAGCCTCACCGACAGGCAAGATTGCGCAGGATGGGGTCTTGACCAACGGTCATTCGACCGCTGATGTTGCCGCTCCGCAGAACGTCAAGGCTTCCCGCAAAGGCGATCGCGCGGAAGCcaatggagaagaggtcCCCATGGAGATCGAATCCACGAACGGCGTTCCGAATGAGAGCAAACCAGATATTACAAAATCACCATCAGTGGGAAAAACCGCCATGGTGGACGGCGACGGGGATGTGGACATGGGAATTCCGCCGGCTTCGCAGGACCAGGAACCAACCGCGGCGCCGATTTTTACCCTGACCACCGGACACAGCGTTGGCGTTCAGATCACCCCCGCCAAGGCTGCTGATCTCAGCCCCAACACCGCCATTATCGATGTGGCTGGTGATGATCACGTGACAACCACAATCTGGCGGCCGCACGACCCTACTGTAGTTGTGGCAGCTGGTGTTACCTTTTGCAGTCTGTATAAGCTGTCTTCGACCTCATCACCGGTGCACGAAACGCTCGTTGAAAACAAAGGGGACAATGTATGGGTCTCTGCGGTAGCCTGGGACCCCTTTGGCCAGAAATTGGCCGTCGCTACTTATAATGACATGCGAGGCTCTATTACCATGTACGATGTGAATGGGAACGCTGTGGATCTCTTGCCAGAAGTTCCCCGAATGATTTCAGGCTTGAAATGGGCAGATAGTGGTTCACAATTGATTGTCGTCGCCTCCGACAGCAAAATGTCAGAACTTGTCCTCTGGGACGACTCATTACGGCCGGAAGTGTTCCCTACTCCTCAGATAGTTGACGACTCTATTCTCGATGTTAGCTGGCTTGGGACCAGCCAGGTTTTCGCGTGCGGAGGCATATCGGTTTTCCAATGTGACGTCAAATCGAGTATTCACCTCTCCAAGACATATTCTTCTGGCGACCCCGAGCACCCTTGGACTTTCATTCGCTGTGCAAGCGCCGGTTCATTGTCTGTGGCAGTTGCAGCATCCTCCTCTAATGCCTCGTTTTGGATTCCAACTCACGACATGCACTTGAAAGACGTCCACGATGGCCATATCACCGCCATTCAATTGAAACCCGAACCGTCCGAGCAGCCAGATCAGCCGTTGATTCTtgcctcatcatcaacagaTGATACAGTAAAGCTGTGGCACATAGATTTACAAAATCAGAAGTTCAACTGCATACACCGTTTGTCACTCGGTCAGTCGTTACCAATCCTTTCTAGCTGTTTCTCGCCCGATGGATACGCTctggccgccgccagcaaGGACTCTTTATCAATATGGAATGCTCAGCGTGGAGGTACTGCCATGGCTACGTGGAAGTCCCCGAGCGCTGACAACACCGAGTCcggggaaggggaagctcCTGTTGTCAATGGACGCAATGGAAACATGGAGGACGCGCTGGATTGCTCGCTAAACTGGGACACTGACGGGAAGAAGTTAGCATTTGGGTTTGGCAATAAG GAAACTGATGGAATTCGCAGCTGGCGATTATAA
- a CDS encoding rhomboid family protein (transcript_id=CADANIAT00005035): MALRINIPPATRVCLISLITLSFLYNIARWRQLDTTPGTPAVSPAVPYLTLVPSQFIFYPWTLLTATFVEQNIFTVLLNLATLFYGGKYLERAWGSREFTKFIVTIALVPNVVIVPCYLFWAAISGGSGSGSGAGSTPHSGYALFSSSSSSSDEACTTACTFPADSALSSVTQICGGISIQASFLVAFKQLVPEHTVTIFKGLVKMRVKHFPAVFLLLNTLSGIIVGTRVAATLAWFGLITSWTYLRFYKRQPDLTGTSTDGVGIKGDASETFAFKCLFPDKIQPPIGLVSDTIYSFLVSLKICTPFSAEEIASGNQQALARGEAGLPSLLSNRSGRSMAKREEAERRRAVALKALDQRLQAAVAARAHPGTSASSPNQPPTQTATPSVPGQTMLGETSYTPDHA; this comes from the coding sequence ATGGCGCTCAGAATCAACATTCCTCCAGCGACCCGTGTCTGTCTCATCAGTCTCATCACTCTCTCGTTCCTGTACAACATTGCTCGATGGCGCCAGCTCGACACAACCCCGGGCACTCCTGCCGTCTCTCCGGCGGTCCCCTACCTGACCCTCGTCCCTTCACAGTTCATTTTCTACCCGTGGACGCTCCTTACGGCAACATTTGTCGAGCAGAATATTTTCACCGTTCTGCTGAACCTGGCGACGCTTTTCTATGGCGGGAAGTACCTGGAGCGCGCATGGGGTTCGCGGGAGTTCACCAAGTTCATTGTCACCATCGCGCTTGTACCGAACGTTGTGATCGTGCCATGCTATCTTTTTTGGGCTGCAATCAGTGGTGGTTCGGGCTCAGGTTCGGGTGCGGGTTCGACTCCGCATAGCGGGTACGCCTtgttctcgtcttcgtcctcgtcctctgaTGAGGCATGTACAACTGCATGCACATTTCCTGCTGACTCGGCTCTGTCCAGTGTGACACAAATCTGCGGCGGCATCTCGATTCAAGCTTCCTTCCTCGTCGCTTTCAAGCAGCTCGTTCCAGAACACACGGTGACTATTTTCAAAGGCCTGGTCAAAATGCGAGTGAAACACTTCCCGGCTGTCTTTCTGCTCCTGAATACCCTCAGCGGAATTATCGTAGGAACCCGTGTGGCGGCTACACTGGCATGGTTCGGTCTAATAACAAGCTGGACTTATCTCCGCTTTTACAAACGGCAGCCCGACCTCACTGGCACGTCTACCGACGGCGTCGGAATCAAGGGCGACGCAAGCGAGACATTTGCGTTCAAGTGCCTCTTCCCCGACAAAATCCAGCCACCAATCGGCTTGGTCTCTGACACTATCTACTCGTTCCTTGTCTCGCTGAAAATATGCACCCCCTTCTCAGCGGAAGAAATAGCCTCGGGGAATCAGCAGGCTCTCGCACGAGGAGAAGCCGGTctccccagcctcctcagtaACCGCAGTGGCCGAAGCATGGCCAAGCGCGAGGAAGCCGAGCGGCGCCGAGCCGTCGCCCTCAAGGCTTTGGACCAAAGACTCCAGGCTGCCGTTGCGGCACGCGCCCATCCCGGCACGAGCGCTTCTAGCCCGAATCAGCCGCCAACCCAAACAGCTACGCCGTCGGTTCCGGGGCAGACGATGCTAGGTGAAACCAGCTATACACCTGACCATGCGTAA
- a CDS encoding putative AAA family ATPase (transcript_id=CADANIAT00005036) produces MRPKPVSSLQKTYDDCYLMCSTAVYFEGQNNEDEALRSWRSALETIYYHNAYRLPASYTPSTETERALQESIRQLELQCRERVDLLDALRESRKEQDKDKDKDKGRDPSSLRKLRSPPTLRPRYNTNPNPGWIGDGTVPAVGYTDLSKPPAIPTRPLPGSTVAAAVASDQPSSPNRPTTARTTSQTSTRSTSRTPSPDRRKMPSMPSTLRDPTLKRKKKDTSRRKDLRPVAASQAAGLAWGSISRTPSSEKTVSGAAVASSRQSISNDSNTRKDFDDPRNDLPSPRSLYHSDKASSDAALASVRPKMSEQKYSDSIRGIPRAHSGDAQLRRRSPVKESPSSTPKAPKLRHRDSTEHRPTSGSRPRQSPSKMVSDPPTRPPSKPAVKPKPITLKAPQSLSSGTYSSSGNTTPQPRDTVRDPDRDIVRGLDKINIAGSPVRRKPNPETKRPITPPFSDLDSQGRKSAEDADAVDAEDVDEDVEDDSFMEILKKLPKGVDVNAARQVLNDIVVRGDEVHWDDIAGLEGAKKALKEAVVYPFLRPDLFSGLREPARGMLLFGPPGTGKTMLARAVATESKSTFFSVSASTLTSKWHGESEKLVRALFGLAKSLAPSIIFVDEIDSLLSSRSSGTENEASRRSKTEFLIQWSDLQRAAAGREQPVKSGDASRVLVLAATNMPWDIDEAARRRFVRRQYIPLPEHHVREQQLRRLLSHQVHDLSDEDIEVLVHVTEGFSGSDITALAKDAAMGPLRNLGEALLHTPMDQIRPICFADFEASLLSIRPSVSKEGLRAYEDWARQFGERAG; encoded by the exons ATGCGCCCTAAGCCAGTGTCGTCGCTGCAAAAGACCTATGACGACTGTTATTTGATGTGCTCGACGGCTGTCTACTTCGAGGGTCAG AATAATGAAGATGAAGCCTTGAGATCTTGGCGATCCGCCTTGGAAACTATTTACTACCACAACGCCTACCGGCTCCCCGCGAGTTACACCCCGAGTACTGAAACCGAACGGGCTCTGCAAGAATCCATTCGTCAACTAGAACTTCAATGTCGTGAGCGGGTTGACCTCCTAGACGCGCTTCGCgagagcagaaaagaacagGATAAGGATAAAGATAAAGACAAGGGCAGGGACCcgtcgagtttgaggaagttgaggtCCCCGCCGACGCTGCGGCCGCGATATAACACCAACCCTAATCCAGGTTGGATAGGGGATGGGACTGTTCCAGCTGTGGGATATACCGACCTGTCGAAACCTCCTGCCATTCCCACACGGCCTTTGCCTGGTTCTACCGTAGCCGCCGCCGTTGCATCTGATCAGCCATCGTCTCCGAACCGCCCCACGACCGCCAGGACGACGTCGCAAACCTCTACTAGGTCTACTTCCCGCACTCCTAGTCCCGATCGCCGGAAGATGCCGTCCATGCCGTCCACTTTACGCGATCCAACTCtcaagagaaagaagaaggatactTCGCGTCGGAAAGATTTGCGTCCGGTTGCAGCCTCCCAGGCGGCGGGTCTCGCCTGGGGCTCTATCTCGCGCACTCCTTCTTCTGAGAAGACTGTGAGCGGTGCTGCAGTGGCGTCCTCGCGGCAGAGTATCTCGAATGACTCAAACACAAGGAAAGATTTTGATGACCCGCGAAATGACCTACCTTCGCCAAGAAGTCTTTATCATTCTGATAAAGCGAGCAGCGATGCCGCGTTGGCATCCGTCCGTCCTAAAATGTCCGAGCAGAAGTACTCCGACTCGATTCGAGGAATTCCTCGCGCCCATTCTGGAGATGCCCAGCTCCGGAGAAGGTCCCCGGTGAAGGAGAGcccatcctcaacacccaagGCTCCGAAACTAAGGCACCGTGATTCTACGGAACACCGACCAACCTCTGGcagtcgacctcgacaatcACCTTCGAAAATGGTCAGTGACCCTCCGACAAGGCCCCCTTCGAAGCCAGCCGTCAAACCCAAACCCATAACATTAAAAGCGCCACAATCATTGTCATCTGGGACTTATTCAAGTTCCGGAAACACAACCCCACAGCCACGAGATACTGTACGGGACCCAGATCGAGATATAGTCCGTGGTTTAGATAAAATAAATATCGCAGGAAGCCCTGTGCGACGAAAACCAAATCCCGAGACCAAGCGCCCCATTACACCACCTTTCAGTGACCTGGATTCGCAAGGACGTAAGTCggctgaagatgcagatgcagtcGATGCAGAAGATGTGGACGAAGACGTCGAGGACGACTCATTCATGGAAATTTTGAAGAAGCTACCAAAAGGTGTAGACGTGAACGCCGCGCGCCAGGTCCTTAATGATATCGTTGTTCGCGGAGACGAAGTCCATTGGGACGATATTGCCGGGTTAGAGGGCGCAAAAAAGGCATTGAAAGAAGCCGTGGTATACCCATTCCTCCGACCAGACCTCTTCTCCGGGCTCCGTGAACCAGCTCGAGGTATGTTACTCTTCGGACCTCCAGGAACTGGAAAGACGATGCTTGCACGGGCAGTTGCGACGGAGTCCAAGTCAACATTTTTCTCTGTATCAGCATCGACGCTCACATCAAAATGGCATGGCGAGAGTGAAAAGCTTGTGCGAGCTTTGTTCGGCCTGGCAAAGTCATTAGCACCCTCCATAATCTTCGTTGACGAAATTGACTCGCTCCTTTCATCGCGTTCGTCAGGGACGGAGAATGAGGCGTCGCGCCGATCAAAAACCGAATTTCTCATTCAATGGTCTGACCTCCAGCGTGCCGCAGCTGGGCGCGAGCAACCAGTAAAGTCGGGTGACGCCAGCCGTGTTCTCGTTCTAGCAGCCACGAACATGCCGTGGGATATTGACGAAGCCGCGCGCCGCCGCTTTGTCCGCCGCCAGTACATACCTCTTCCGGAGCATCATGTTCGGGAACAGCAACTGCGCAGATTACTGAGCCATCAAGTACATGACCTTAGTGACGAGGATATTGAGGTTCTCGTTCATGTTACAGAAG GCTTCTCAGGCTCCGACATCACTGCTCTCGCTAAAGACGCCGCCATGGGGCCTCTCCGTAACCTCGGCGAGGCTCTCCTCCACACACCAATGGATCAAATTCGCCCTATATGCTTCGCTGACTTTGAAGCTAGTCTCCTTTCTATCAGACCCAGTGTTAGTAAAGAGGGTCTGCGCGCGTATGAGGATTGGGCGAGGCAGTTTGGCGAGCGAGCGGGCTAG
- the mrsA gene encoding putative mitochondrial carrier protein (transcript_id=CADANIAT00005037), with product MAAPEQVPGQEYEASRIFRALRSPSLKLWPRSEYASWRFRWNCRACGHVPGGLAEGRPIGLITHSCYLCGTRMQVLHPTTGGLYTGLTHAVSTIYRIEGWRTLWKGVSSVIVGAGPAHAVYFGTYEVVKEMAGGNVDDGHHPLAAAMSGAAATIASDALMNPFDVIKQRMQCAKSVYKTEGFHAFYVSYPTTLCMTVPFTATQFVAYESISKVMNPSGDYDPFTHCIAGGLAGAVAAGITTPLDVVKTLLQTRGLAQNEEIRAVKGLFGAATVIKRQFGWRGFLRGARPRIISTMPSTAICWTSYEMAKAYFKRQVDN from the exons ATGGCGGCTCCCGAACAAGTACCGGGGCAAGAATATGA GGCGTCCCGAATATTCCGAGCG CTACGAAGCCCTTCCCTCAAACTATGGCCTCGGTCGGAATATGCTAGCTGGCGCTTTCGCTGGAATTGCA GAGCATGCGGTCATGTACCCGGTGGACTTGCTGAAGGTAGACCAATTGGCCTTATTACGCATTCTTGTTACTTGTGCGGC ACTCGCATGCAAGTCTTGCATCCCACCACCGGAGGTCTCTATACAGGGTTGACGCATGCGGTTTCCACAATTTACCGAATTGAAGGGTGGCGGACACTGTGGAAGGGCGTATCGAGCGTGATTGTCGGTGCTG GCCCCGCGCATGCTGTCTATTTCGGTACATATGAGGTTGTTAAGGAGATGGCTGGTGGTAATGTGGATGATGGACACCATCCATTGGCGGCCG CAATGAGTGGTGCGGCGGCGACAATTGCTAGCGATGCCCTGATGAACCCTTTCGATG TAATCAAACAACGAATGCAG TGCGCCAAGTCTGTCTACAAGACTGAAGGTTTCCATGCTTTCTACGTCTCCTATCCCACGACCCTCTGCATGACGGTTCCCTTTACAGCTACTCAGTTTGTCGCCTACGAATCCATCTCCAAGGTTATGAACCCGTCTGGGGATTACGATCCCTTCACGCATTGCATTGCTGGTGGtcttgctggtgctgttgcgGCTGGTATCACTACGCCGCTTGACGTGGTGAAGACTCTACTGCAGACCCGTGGCCTCGCGcagaatgaggagattcgCGCGGTCAAGGGACTATTCGGCGCCGCGACCGTCATCAAGCGCCAATTCGGTTGGAGAGGATTCTTGCGCGGTGCTCGCCCCCGGATCATCTCCACGATGCCCAGCACTGCCATTTGCTGGACTTCGTACGAAATGGCCAAGGCTTATTTCAAGCGCCAGGTGGACAACTAG
- a CDS encoding RING finger protein (transcript_id=CADANIAT00005038), with protein sequence MESDDDFMSVASSADDFLGTQGSDDESLGDDFGDDFDGGFSKDKDIFSNTRKPYEVDFKVLSPEDIEREQNLQINEVSSILGLPPESSAILLRFGRWNREKLIESYMDHPELTLEEAGLGTNFESTPKTEVVPGFTCDICCEDGDDLETYAMRCGHRFCVDCYRHYLAQKIREEGEAARIQCPGNDCHMIVDSKSLSLLVTDDLKDRYQTLLTRTYVDDKENLKWCPAPNCEYAVDCHVKQRELHRIVPTVQCGCKHYFCFGCTLNDHQPSPCRLVKMWLQKCEDDSETANWISANTKECPKCHSTIEKNGGCNHMTCRKCKHEFCWMCMGLWSEHGTSWYNCNRFEEKSGAEARTEQARSRASLERYLHYYNRYANHEQSAKLDKDLYLKTEKKMTSLQSQSGLSWIEVQFLDTASQALQQCRQTLKWTYAFAYYLARNNLTEIFEDNQKDLEMAVESLSEMFEKPVGELANLKVDILDKTAYCNKRRVILLSDTAENLKNGVWQFNVEW encoded by the exons ATGGAGTCTGATGATGATTTCATGAGTGTTGCATCGAGTGCGGATGATTTCCTGGGCACTCAGGGTAGCGATGATGAAAGCTTAGGAGATG ATTTCGGCGACGACTTCGACGGTGGGTTTTCCAAAGACAAAGATATATTTTCGAATACGCGGAAACCATATGAGGTGGACTTCAAAGTCCTTAGCCCGGAAGATATCGAACGTGAACAGAATTTGCAGATCAACGAAGTCTCATCAATACTCGGGCTGCCCCCAGAGTCGTCGGCAATTTTGTTGCGATTTGGCCGTTGGAATCGGGAAAAACTGATCGAGTCGTACATGGACCACCCGGAATTAACACTGGAGGAAGCAGGCCTCGGAACCAATTTCGAGTCAACACCGAAGACTGAAGTGGTACCGGGTTTCACATGTGATATCTGttgcgaggatggtgatgatctTGAGACCTATGCGATGCGCTGTGGGCATCGATTCTGTGTTGACTGTTACCGACACTATCTCGCGCAGAAGATCcgggaagaaggagaggccGCGAGGATACAGTGTCCGGGTAATGACTGCCACATGATTGTCGATTCAAAGTCGTTAAGCTTACTGGTTACGGACGATCTCAAGGACAG ATATCAAACGTTATTAACGCGAACTTACGTTGATGACAAGGAGAATCTGAAGTGGTGCCCGGCTCCAAATTGCGAGTATGCAGTCGATTGCCACGTCAAGCAGCGTGAGTTACATCGCATTGTACCCACAGTGCAATGTGGTTGTAAGCACTACTTTTGCTTCGGGTGCACTCTGAACGACCACCAGCCTTCCCCATGTAGACTAGTCAAAATGTGGCTTCAAAAGTGCGAGGATGATTCGGAGACAGCCAACTGGATTTCAGCAAACACTAAGGAATGCCCTAAGTGCCATTCAACAATAGAGAAAAACGGCGGGTGCAACCACATGACGTGCCGCAAATGCAAGCACGAGTTCTGCTGGATGTGTATGGGCCTATGGTCGGAGCATGGCACGAGCTGGTATAATTGCAATAGGTTTGAGGAAAAGTCAGGCGCCGAGGCTCGGACTGAACAGGCTCGTTCCCGAGCGTCTTTGGAGCGCTACCTACACTACTACAACCGATACGCCAACCATGAGCAGTCCGCCAAACTGGACAAGGACTTGTATCTGAAaacggagaagaagatgacgagtCTGCAGTCTCAGTCAGGCCTCTCCTGGATTGAAGTGCAGTTCCTCGATACGGCGTCGCAGGCACTGCAGCAATGCCGACAAACACTGAAATGGACGTACGCCTTTGCGTACTACCTGGCCCGAAACAACCTGACGGAGATTTTCGAGGATAACCAGAAGGATTTGGAGATGGCGGTGGAGAGCCTCAGCGAGATGTTTGAGAAGCCGGTGGGAGAACTGGCGAATCTCAAGGTCGACATCTTAGACAAGACAGCATACTGCAACAAGCGGCGAGTCATCCTGCTGAGCGACACAGCAGAGAATCTGAAGAACG GGGTTTGGCAATTCAATGTTGAATGGTAG